A window from Roseburia sp. 499 encodes these proteins:
- the guaB gene encoding IMP dehydrogenase produces MGKIIGEGITFDDVLLVPAYSEHTQNMVDLSTNLTKKIKLNIPMMSASMDTVTEHRMAIAMARQGGIGIIHKNMSIEAQAEEVDKVKRSENGVITDPFSLSPEHTLQDADDLMGKFRISGVPITENGKLVGIITNRDLKFEEDYSKQIKECMTSDGLVTAKEGITLEEAKEILAKARVEKLPIVDDNFNLKGLITIKDIEKQIKYPQSAKDEQGRLLCGAGVGITANMMDRVDALVKAKVDVIVVDSAHGHSKNIIEAVKKIKAAYPDLQVIAGNIATGAATKALIEAGADAVKVGIGPGSICTTRVVAGIGVPQVTAIMDCYAVAKEYGIPIIADGGIKYSGDMTKAIAAGANVCMMGSMFAGCDESPGTFELYQGRKYKVYRGMGSLAAMENGSKDRYFQQDAKKLVPEGVEGRVAYKGSVEDTIFQLVGGLRSGMGYCGTPTIEALKENGQFVKISAASLKESHPHDIHITKEAPNYSIDE; encoded by the coding sequence ATGGGTAAAATTATCGGCGAAGGAATTACATTTGACGATGTCTTATTAGTTCCTGCATACTCAGAACATACACAGAATATGGTAGACCTTTCTACCAATTTAACAAAGAAAATTAAGTTAAATATTCCTATGATGAGCGCCAGCATGGACACAGTTACTGAACACAGAATGGCAATTGCTATGGCACGTCAGGGTGGTATTGGAATTATTCACAAAAATATGTCCATCGAGGCACAGGCTGAGGAAGTTGATAAGGTAAAACGTTCTGAAAATGGCGTTATCACAGATCCATTTTCTCTTTCTCCAGAGCATACATTACAGGATGCTGATGATCTGATGGGAAAATTCCGTATCTCTGGTGTTCCAATTACTGAAAATGGTAAATTGGTTGGTATCATTACAAACCGTGACCTGAAGTTTGAGGAAGACTACTCCAAACAGATTAAAGAATGCATGACTTCTGACGGATTAGTAACTGCAAAAGAAGGCATTACCTTAGAAGAAGCAAAAGAAATTCTTGCAAAAGCAAGAGTAGAGAAATTACCTATCGTAGATGATAACTTCAATTTAAAGGGATTAATTACTATCAAGGATATTGAGAAGCAGATTAAATATCCACAGTCCGCGAAAGACGAACAGGGAAGACTTCTCTGTGGTGCAGGTGTTGGTATTACCGCTAATATGATGGACCGTGTAGATGCACTGGTAAAAGCAAAGGTTGACGTTATCGTTGTAGACTCTGCTCACGGTCACTCCAAAAATATCATAGAAGCAGTAAAGAAAATCAAAGCTGCATATCCTGACTTACAGGTAATTGCCGGAAATATTGCTACCGGAGCTGCTACTAAGGCTTTAATTGAAGCCGGCGCAGATGCAGTAAAAGTAGGTATCGGACCTGGTTCCATCTGTACTACTCGTGTAGTTGCAGGTATTGGTGTTCCACAGGTTACAGCTATTATGGACTGCTACGCAGTAGCCAAGGAATATGGCATCCCTATTATCGCAGACGGTGGTATCAAATATTCCGGAGATATGACCAAGGCTATCGCTGCCGGTGCTAACGTATGTATGATGGGTAGCATGTTTGCAGGATGCGATGAAAGCCCGGGAACCTTTGAATTATATCAGGGAAGAAAATACAAAGTATATCGTGGTATGGGCTCTCTTGCTGCTATGGAAAATGGTTCCAAAGACCGTTACTTCCAGCAGGATGCAAAAAAACTTGTACCAGAAGGTGTAGAAGGTCGTGTTGCATATAAAGGAAGTGTAGAAGATACTATATTCCAGTTAGTTGGTGGTCTTCGTTCCGGTATGGGATACTGTGGTACTCCTACCATTGAAGCATTAAAGGAAAACGGACAGTTCGTTAAAATTTCCGCTGCTTCTTTAAAAGAAAGTCATCCACATGACATTCACATTACCAAAGAAGCTCCAAACTATAGTATAGATGAATAA
- a CDS encoding SpoVA/SpoVAEb family sporulation membrane protein has protein sequence MDYINAFWVGGLICALVQILMEKTKLLPGRIMVLLVCAGAVLGAIQIYEPFQKFAGAGASVPLLGFGNVLWKGIQKAVDSDGFIGIFMGGFTASAVGISAALVFAYLASLVFQPKMKK, from the coding sequence ATGGATTATATAAACGCATTCTGGGTTGGAGGACTTATTTGTGCTCTGGTTCAGATTTTAATGGAAAAGACCAAGTTGCTACCGGGAAGAATTATGGTGTTGCTGGTATGCGCAGGGGCGGTGCTGGGTGCAATTCAGATTTATGAACCTTTTCAAAAGTTTGCCGGAGCCGGAGCAAGTGTCCCACTTTTGGGGTTTGGAAATGTACTTTGGAAAGGGATTCAGAAGGCAGTAGATTCCGATGGATTTATAGGAATTTTTATGGGGGGATTTACTGCCAGTGCAGTAGGAATTTCAGCAGCATTGGTTTTTGCTTATCTTGCAAGTCTTGTGTTCCAACCTAAAATGAAAAAATAA
- a CDS encoding IS1380 family transposase, whose product MSIVNTLSLESNRQIKINFDGGDLSSDAGLLLIKEFVSKLGIDKLFDKAFKTNDSALFRYHTDQKNLLQMIYMIIAGYFEDDASDELTNDPVFKSVLEKDALASQPTVSRFFNRTDEDTLNQFLTIGRMLRKKIYSIQMPQAVILDLDSTLLDAYGKQEGKAFNFHYQSNGYHPLVCYDGMTGDLIKIQLRDGTQYSCTGVVDFLQPILDEYLNDYPAIRILLRGDSGFATPDLYTQCEENGTSYVIRLKENGILREKASHLVDELDEITRNNKVDYAVVYGEFMYKAGSWPYERRVVCKVEKPENQMIYMYTFIVTNMDSSPEYLIKFYCKRGLMENFIKESKSGFDFASVSSHTRMVNANRLQVHALAYNIFNWFRRLALSANMRKQRIDTVRLKLLKIAAKAVHSARYITFKLCSSCPYKNEFYETLSNISKLSIQLE is encoded by the coding sequence ATGAGTATTGTAAACACCTTATCTCTTGAAAGCAATAGACAAATTAAAATAAATTTTGACGGAGGTGATTTGTCCTCCGATGCAGGCTTACTTCTTATCAAAGAATTCGTAAGCAAACTTGGTATTGATAAGCTTTTTGACAAAGCTTTCAAGACCAATGATTCTGCATTATTCAGATATCATACGGATCAGAAAAATCTGCTCCAGATGATATATATGATCATTGCCGGTTATTTCGAAGATGATGCTTCCGATGAACTTACAAATGATCCTGTATTCAAGTCTGTACTTGAAAAAGATGCCCTTGCATCACAACCTACGGTATCAAGATTTTTTAACCGTACGGATGAAGATACCTTAAACCAGTTCCTTACTATTGGCAGAATGCTGAGAAAGAAAATCTACAGTATCCAGATGCCACAGGCTGTTATTCTGGATCTTGATTCCACTCTTCTTGATGCATATGGTAAACAGGAAGGAAAAGCCTTTAACTTCCACTATCAGAGTAATGGATACCATCCGCTTGTCTGTTATGATGGAATGACCGGGGATCTGATTAAAATCCAGCTTCGTGATGGAACACAGTATTCCTGTACCGGAGTGGTTGACTTCCTGCAGCCGATACTTGATGAATACCTGAACGATTATCCGGCAATCCGTATTCTGCTTCGTGGTGACAGCGGTTTCGCTACGCCTGATCTTTATACGCAGTGTGAGGAAAATGGCACAAGCTATGTTATCCGGCTGAAAGAGAATGGAATTCTCCGTGAAAAAGCATCCCATCTTGTGGATGAACTTGATGAGATAACAAGGAATAACAAAGTTGATTATGCGGTAGTTTATGGTGAATTCATGTACAAAGCAGGTTCATGGCCTTATGAAAGGCGCGTGGTCTGCAAGGTTGAAAAGCCAGAGAACCAGATGATTTACATGTACACATTTATTGTCACAAACATGGATTCCTCACCAGAGTATCTCATCAAATTTTACTGCAAAAGAGGACTGATGGAAAACTTCATCAAAGAAAGCAAATCCGGTTTTGATTTCGCTTCCGTAAGCAGTCATACCAGAATGGTAAATGCCAACAGGCTTCAGGTACACGCTCTTGCGTATAACATATTTAATTGGTTTAGACGATTGGCGTTATCAGCAAATATGCGAAAGCAACGCATTGATACCGTCCGTTTAAAACTGCTGAAGATTGCTGCGAAAGCAGTTCATTCAGCAAGATATATAACATTCAAGCTGTGTAGTAGCTGTCCTTACAAGAATGAGTTTTATGAAACTCTGTCAAATATCAGCAAGCTTAGTATACAGCTGGAATAG
- the hisA gene encoding phosphoribosylformimino-5-aminoimidazole carboxamide ribotide isomerase, which yields MEFRPCIDIHNGKVKQIVGGSLRDEGNQAEENFVSEQDASFFARLYQKYGIKGGHIILLNPAGSEYYNDTKKQAISALKAYPGGMQIGGGITADNAAEFLEVGASHVIVTSYVFKNGIINYENLEKLVKITGKEHLVLDLSCRKREDGYYIVTDRWQKFTEEKVTEELLERLSVYADEFLVHAVDVEGKAAGIEKELAELLGNWQKLPITYAGGVGSMEDLRQLQELGKNRLNVTVGSALDLFGGDMEFEKVLSICGIDK from the coding sequence ATGGAATTTCGACCATGCATAGATATTCATAATGGAAAAGTGAAACAGATTGTAGGAGGGAGTCTGCGAGATGAAGGGAATCAAGCAGAAGAAAATTTTGTATCTGAGCAGGATGCTTCCTTTTTTGCAAGATTATATCAGAAATATGGGATAAAGGGAGGACATATTATACTTCTGAATCCTGCAGGAAGTGAATATTATAATGATACCAAGAAGCAGGCTATAAGTGCTTTGAAGGCTTATCCGGGAGGAATGCAGATTGGTGGCGGAATTACGGCAGATAATGCAGCGGAGTTCCTGGAGGTAGGAGCCAGTCATGTTATTGTTACTTCCTATGTATTTAAAAATGGGATAATTAATTACGAGAATTTAGAAAAATTAGTGAAGATTACAGGAAAAGAACATCTGGTGCTGGATTTAAGTTGCCGGAAGCGGGAAGATGGATATTATATCGTAACGGACCGTTGGCAGAAATTTACCGAAGAGAAGGTGACAGAGGAACTTCTGGAAAGATTATCTGTGTATGCAGATGAGTTTCTGGTGCATGCAGTAGATGTAGAGGGGAAAGCTGCCGGAATTGAAAAGGAACTGGCGGAACTGTTAGGAAACTGGCAGAAGCTCCCGATTACTTATGCCGGAGGAGTAGGAAGCATGGAAGATCTTCGACAATTGCAAGAATTGGGAAAAAACAGATTAAATGTAACGGTTGGAAGTGCACTTGATTTGTTTGGGGGAGATATGGAATTCGAAAAAGTATTATCCATTTGTGGAATTGACAAATGA
- the dapF gene encoding diaminopimelate epimerase, whose protein sequence is MKFTKMHGIGNDYVYVNCFEEEVKNPAKVSKYVSDRHFGIGSDGLILIKPSIVADFKMDMYNADGSQGEMCGNGIRCVAKYVYDYGLTNKENISVETLAGIKHLELTVENGKVALVKVNMGSPELVPEKIPVVAEGERAIDVPLEVKGKSYQMNGVSMGNPHCVIFMEEDVRNLDLEAIGPDFENHERFPKRINTEFVNVLDNQTLRMRVWERGSGETLACGTGACATAVAAVLNGLVQKEVTVKLLGGDLKIQWDGGESPVYMTGPATTVFDGIVELPDGIE, encoded by the coding sequence GTGAAATTTACGAAGATGCATGGAATTGGAAATGATTATGTATATGTAAACTGCTTTGAGGAAGAAGTAAAGAATCCTGCGAAGGTTTCAAAGTATGTTAGTGATCGGCATTTTGGAATTGGGTCGGATGGATTGATTCTGATAAAACCATCTATAGTAGCAGATTTTAAAATGGACATGTATAATGCAGATGGTTCCCAGGGAGAAATGTGTGGAAATGGTATCCGATGTGTAGCAAAGTATGTATATGACTACGGGCTTACCAATAAGGAAAATATTAGTGTAGAGACATTGGCAGGAATCAAACATCTGGAACTTACCGTCGAAAATGGCAAGGTGGCGTTGGTAAAGGTTAACATGGGTTCGCCGGAGTTAGTACCGGAAAAAATCCCGGTAGTGGCAGAGGGAGAACGTGCCATTGATGTGCCGTTAGAGGTAAAGGGAAAGTCTTATCAGATGAATGGTGTTTCTATGGGGAATCCTCATTGTGTTATTTTTATGGAAGAAGATGTACGAAATCTAGACCTAGAAGCAATAGGACCGGATTTTGAGAATCATGAGCGTTTTCCAAAACGAATCAATACAGAGTTTGTGAATGTATTGGACAACCAGACTTTACGGATGCGTGTCTGGGAACGTGGAAGTGGTGAAACCCTTGCTTGTGGAACCGGAGCATGTGCAACTGCAGTAGCAGCTGTGTTAAATGGATTGGTTCAAAAGGAGGTTACCGTGAAGCTTTTGGGCGGTGACTTAAAAATACAGTGGGATGGCGGTGAGTCGCCGGTTTATATGACCGGTCCTGCAACTACCGTATTTGACGGCATTGTTGAATTGCCCGATGGAATAGAATAA
- the spoVAD gene encoding stage V sporulation protein AD codes for MSQMIGTQSIQFDQAPYVQSSASIVGTKEGEGPLGKLFDVIGEDDKFGEETWEEAESTLQKEAATLALGKANLKKEDVRYIFGGDLLGQNIATTFGIMELNIPLFGLYGACSTAGESLSLAAMAVAAGYGENVLAVTSSHFASAEKQFRFPLEYANQRPLSATWTVTGSGAFILGTKRSHIRITGITTGKVVDYGVKDSMNMGAAMAPAACDTIYQNLIDFKRQPEDYDKIITGDLGTVGQEILFDLLKKKGFDIAKVHMDCGIEIFDSETQNTNAGGSGCGCSAVTLSALILPKLQKGTYKRVLFVPTGALLSTVSFNEGQSVPGIAHGVVLEYAG; via the coding sequence ATGTCGCAAATGATTGGGACGCAAAGCATCCAGTTTGACCAAGCTCCTTATGTGCAAAGTAGTGCAAGTATTGTAGGAACGAAGGAGGGCGAAGGACCACTGGGAAAGCTTTTTGATGTAATTGGCGAGGATGATAAGTTCGGGGAAGAAACATGGGAAGAAGCGGAGAGTACATTGCAAAAGGAAGCTGCAACTCTGGCTTTGGGAAAAGCCAATTTGAAAAAGGAGGATGTTCGTTATATTTTTGGCGGTGACCTATTGGGGCAGAATATCGCTACCACTTTTGGAATCATGGAATTGAATATTCCATTATTTGGGTTATATGGAGCCTGTTCTACTGCGGGAGAGTCTTTGTCTCTGGCAGCCATGGCGGTAGCGGCAGGATATGGAGAAAATGTGCTGGCAGTTACTTCCAGCCACTTCGCCAGTGCGGAAAAACAGTTTCGTTTTCCCTTGGAGTATGCCAATCAAAGACCCTTATCAGCTACCTGGACGGTTACAGGAAGTGGTGCCTTTATACTTGGAACAAAGCGAAGTCACATACGGATTACCGGAATTACTACAGGAAAAGTTGTAGATTACGGAGTAAAAGATTCTATGAATATGGGAGCGGCTATGGCACCGGCGGCCTGCGATACCATTTATCAGAATCTGATAGACTTTAAGCGGCAGCCAGAGGATTATGACAAGATTATTACCGGAGATTTGGGTACAGTAGGACAGGAAATTTTATTTGATTTATTAAAGAAAAAAGGTTTTGATATTGCCAAAGTCCATATGGATTGTGGAATTGAGATTTTTGACAGCGAAACGCAGAATACCAATGCAGGAGGAAGCGGCTGTGGCTGCTCTGCTGTGACTTTGAGTGCTCTGATTTTGCCAAAACTGCAAAAAGGAACATATAAGCGAGTACTATTTGTGCCTACCGGAGCCTTGCTGTCTACGGTAAGCTTTAATGAAGGACAGAGTGTACCGGGAATTGCTCACGGAGTAGTTCTGGAGTATGCCGGATAG
- a CDS encoding LL-diaminopimelate aminotransferase: MYKINDNYQKLPGSYLFSTIAKKVNAFTAANPDKNIIRLGIGDVTQPIAPAIIDALHKAVDEMGSAETFHGYAPDLGYEFLRNAIVENDYKSRGCDISADEIFVSDGAKSDSANIQEIFSVDNRIAVCDPVYPVYVDSNVMAGRTGVYDPEKETWSNVIYMPCTKENGFVPEFPKETPDMIYLCFPNNPTGTTITKAQLQEWVDYANKVGAVILYDAAYEAYISESDVAHSIYECEGARTCAIELKSFSKNAGFTGVRLGYTVVPKDLKCGDVSLNAMWARRHGTKFNGAPYIVQRAGEATYSTEGKAQLKEQVAYYMKNAATIKTGLQDAGFTVFGGVNAPYIWLKTPDKMTSWEFFDYLLENANVVGTPGSGFGPSGEGYFRLTAFGTYENTVAAIERIKKL, encoded by the coding sequence ATGTACAAGATTAATGACAACTATCAGAAGTTACCAGGCAGCTATTTATTTAGTACCATTGCAAAAAAAGTGAATGCTTTTACAGCAGCGAATCCGGATAAAAACATTATTCGTCTGGGAATTGGTGATGTAACACAACCAATTGCACCAGCAATCATTGATGCACTGCATAAGGCAGTAGACGAGATGGGAAGTGCAGAAACTTTCCATGGATATGCACCGGACTTAGGATATGAATTTTTAAGAAATGCAATTGTAGAAAATGATTATAAATCCAGAGGTTGCGATATTTCTGCAGACGAAATTTTTGTTTCTGATGGAGCAAAGAGTGATTCTGCTAACATTCAGGAAATCTTTTCTGTAGATAACAGAATTGCCGTATGCGACCCTGTCTACCCGGTATATGTAGATTCTAATGTAATGGCAGGAAGAACCGGTGTATATGACCCGGAAAAAGAGACATGGAGCAATGTGATTTATATGCCATGTACCAAGGAAAACGGATTTGTACCGGAATTTCCAAAAGAAACACCGGATATGATTTATCTGTGCTTCCCAAACAATCCTACCGGAACCACAATTACAAAGGCTCAGTTACAGGAATGGGTTGATTATGCAAATAAAGTTGGCGCAGTAATTCTTTATGATGCTGCTTATGAAGCATATATTTCTGAAAGTGATGTAGCACACTCTATTTACGAGTGTGAAGGAGCAAGAACTTGTGCTATCGAGTTAAAGAGTTTCTCTAAGAATGCAGGATTTACCGGAGTTCGTCTTGGATACACTGTAGTTCCTAAGGACTTAAAATGTGGAGATGTTTCCTTAAATGCAATGTGGGCACGCCGTCATGGTACTAAATTTAACGGAGCACCTTATATTGTACAGAGAGCCGGAGAAGCAACTTATTCAACGGAAGGAAAGGCTCAGTTAAAAGAGCAGGTTGCTTATTATATGAAGAATGCAGCAACCATTAAGACCGGACTTCAGGATGCAGGATTTACTGTATTTGGTGGAGTAAATGCACCATATATCTGGTTAAAGACACCGGACAAGATGACCTCATGGGAATTCTTTGATTACTTATTGGAAAATGCTAATGTAGTAGGAACTCCAGGTTCAGGATTCGGACCAAGCGGAGAAGGATACTTTAGACTGACTGCATTTGGTACTTATGAAAATACAGTCGCAGCAATTGAGCGAATTAAAAAGTTATAA
- a CDS encoding ANTAR domain-containing response regulator, with amino-acid sequence MINVIVAFPKIENGKSIKNILIKSGFQVGSVCVTGAQVLQNTDMLGDGIVVCGYRLQDMLYTELHEYLPPHFQMLMVAAPNLCEEREVEDIVCLSMPLKVHELVSTMEMMVYTMERQRKKRKSAPKARSQEEKQLIQQAKELLMVRNNMTEEEAHRYMQKTSMDSGTGLTETAQMILSMLS; translated from the coding sequence TTGATTAACGTAATAGTAGCATTTCCCAAAATTGAAAACGGGAAAAGTATTAAAAACATTCTGATAAAAAGTGGGTTTCAGGTTGGTTCAGTATGTGTAACGGGTGCTCAGGTTTTGCAGAATACCGATATGTTGGGGGATGGTATTGTGGTATGTGGGTACCGCTTGCAGGACATGTTATATACGGAATTACATGAATATCTGCCACCACATTTTCAAATGCTTATGGTGGCAGCCCCAAATTTGTGTGAAGAGAGAGAAGTAGAGGATATTGTGTGTCTTTCCATGCCGCTTAAGGTACATGAATTGGTTAGTACAATGGAAATGATGGTGTACACCATGGAGCGGCAACGTAAAAAACGAAAGTCCGCACCGAAAGCACGCAGTCAAGAAGAAAAACAGCTTATTCAGCAGGCAAAGGAATTGCTGATGGTGAGAAATAATATGACAGAAGAAGAAGCTCACCGCTATATGCAAAAGACAAGTATGGATAGCGGAACAGGACTGACGGAGACTGCTCAGATGATTTTGAGCATGCTTAGTTGA
- the glnA gene encoding type I glutamate--ammonia ligase, producing MSKYTKQDIMQMVEDEDVEFIRLQFTDMFGTLKNVAITKSQLEKALNNQCMFDGSSIEGFVRIEESDMYLYPDLDTFVIFPWRPQQGKVARIICDIYRPDGKPFEGDPRYILRRTIAEAAELGYQFNVGPECEFFLFHTDDEGRPTTISHERAGYFDLGPVDLGENARRDMVLTLEDMGFEIEASHHEAAPAQHEIDFKYDEAMRTADNIMTFKLAVKTIAKRFGLFASFMPKPKQGINGSGMHINVSVSKDGKNIFADPSDELGLSQEAYYFIGGIMKHMKGMTAITNPLINSYKRLIPGFEAPVYIAWSGTNRSPLIRIPAARGEGTRVELRSPDSAANPYLALAVCLAAGLDGIKNKIMPPKPVNGNVFDMTAEEMEALNIQALPADLNEAIEELEKDNFIQEVLGNHASQKYAEAKREEWAAYRQQITDWEIDEYLYKI from the coding sequence ATGAGTAAGTATACGAAACAGGACATCATGCAGATGGTAGAGGACGAAGATGTGGAATTTATTCGACTTCAGTTTACGGATATGTTTGGCACATTGAAGAATGTGGCTATTACCAAAAGCCAGTTGGAAAAGGCGTTGAATAATCAGTGTATGTTTGATGGTTCCTCTATAGAGGGATTTGTGAGAATTGAAGAATCGGATATGTATTTGTATCCGGATTTAGATACGTTTGTAATTTTTCCATGGCGTCCTCAGCAGGGAAAGGTTGCAAGAATTATCTGTGACATTTATCGTCCGGATGGAAAACCTTTTGAAGGAGACCCAAGGTATATTTTGAGAAGAACCATTGCAGAAGCAGCAGAATTGGGATATCAGTTCAATGTAGGACCGGAATGTGAATTTTTCCTGTTCCATACAGATGATGAAGGAAGACCTACCACAATTTCTCATGAACGTGCAGGATACTTTGATTTAGGACCGGTAGATCTTGGGGAAAATGCCAGACGTGACATGGTGTTGACACTGGAGGATATGGGATTTGAAATCGAGGCGTCCCATCATGAAGCAGCTCCGGCGCAGCATGAGATTGATTTTAAATATGATGAAGCAATGCGTACTGCAGATAATATTATGACATTTAAGTTAGCAGTAAAAACTATTGCAAAACGTTTTGGACTGTTTGCAAGTTTTATGCCAAAGCCAAAGCAGGGAATCAATGGTTCAGGAATGCATATAAATGTTTCTGTTTCTAAGGATGGAAAGAATATTTTTGCTGATCCATCGGATGAACTTGGATTAAGTCAAGAGGCATATTATTTTATCGGCGGAATCATGAAGCATATGAAAGGAATGACAGCTATTACGAATCCGCTGATTAACTCTTATAAGCGTTTGATTCCGGGATTTGAAGCACCTGTTTATATTGCGTGGTCTGGAACAAACAGAAGTCCTTTGATTCGTATTCCGGCGGCTCGTGGCGAGGGAACCCGTGTAGAGTTACGTAGTCCGGATTCAGCAGCGAATCCGTATCTTGCTCTTGCAGTATGTCTTGCGGCAGGATTAGATGGAATTAAGAACAAGATAATGCCTCCAAAACCAGTGAATGGTAATGTTTTTGATATGACAGCAGAGGAAATGGAAGCATTGAATATTCAGGCACTTCCTGCTGATTTAAACGAGGCAATAGAAGAATTAGAAAAGGACAATTTTATCCAGGAAGTATTGGGAAACCACGCTTCACAGAAGTATGCGGAAGCAAAACGTGAGGAATGGGCGGCATACCGACAGCAGATTACAGATTGGGAAATTGACGAGTATCTTTATAAAATATAA
- a CDS encoding polysaccharide deacetylase family protein produces MNEKEQIHKSRERKKRKQREQQIKIGIEVLAVVLVIGFALAIKCCMGDKKDPEKDVIETAVVQEKSEKVEEKKRQQILAEADRIAAGYDYDKAIALIQSYSEYETYQELTEAISRYSAAKAECVPVNIDEVTHIFYHSLVVDPQRAFANQDSDRQAKGNNQWMTTIDEFNKITQNMYDEGYVLVNLHDIAQQTVDENGNVHFSQGTILLPPGKKAYVLSVDDLSYYHCYDNYGFASRMVLDENGKPKCEYIQADGTTVVGDYDIVPLLDKFMEEHPDGAYRGARGTIALTGYNGVLGYRTDISYETRPADIYKDKLKWLENHPEFNLEEERARAKEVADAMKAEGWSFASHTWGHLKVASISLEQLQADTTRWKENIEPIVGSTDTIIFAHGEDLGDWKDYDQNNAKFQYLKSQGYNFFCNVDSRQYGVQIRDNYVRQTRRNIDGYRLYQNVIGNENNLSDLFNAAEILDPSRPPVKPL; encoded by the coding sequence GTGAATGAAAAAGAACAGATACATAAGAGTAGGGAACGGAAGAAGCGGAAACAAAGAGAACAACAGATAAAAATAGGAATTGAAGTTCTTGCAGTAGTGTTAGTTATTGGATTTGCATTAGCTATAAAATGCTGTATGGGTGATAAGAAAGATCCTGAAAAAGATGTAATAGAAACCGCTGTAGTGCAGGAGAAATCTGAGAAAGTGGAAGAAAAGAAAAGGCAGCAGATTTTGGCTGAGGCAGACAGAATAGCAGCCGGATATGATTATGACAAGGCAATTGCACTGATACAGTCTTATAGTGAATATGAGACATATCAGGAACTGACAGAAGCTATTTCCAGATATTCTGCGGCGAAGGCAGAATGTGTTCCGGTTAATATAGACGAAGTAACACATATTTTCTATCACTCGTTGGTGGTAGACCCGCAGCGAGCATTTGCGAATCAGGACAGTGACCGACAGGCAAAGGGAAATAATCAGTGGATGACCACGATAGATGAGTTTAATAAGATTACCCAAAACATGTATGATGAGGGCTATGTATTGGTAAACCTTCATGATATTGCACAGCAGACGGTAGATGAGAATGGAAACGTGCATTTTTCACAGGGAACGATTTTACTTCCACCGGGGAAAAAGGCATATGTATTATCTGTAGATGACTTATCCTACTACCATTGTTATGATAACTATGGATTTGCTTCTAGGATGGTTTTGGATGAGAATGGAAAACCGAAATGTGAGTACATACAGGCAGATGGAACAACAGTGGTAGGAGATTATGATATTGTACCATTGCTGGATAAGTTCATGGAAGAACATCCAGATGGAGCTTATCGTGGTGCAAGAGGAACCATTGCTTTAACCGGATATAATGGAGTATTAGGATATCGTACGGATATTAGTTATGAGACGCGTCCGGCAGATATTTATAAAGATAAATTAAAATGGTTAGAAAATCATCCTGAATTTAACCTTGAAGAAGAACGGGCAAGAGCGAAGGAAGTTGCTGATGCAATGAAGGCAGAGGGATGGTCTTTTGCAAGTCATACCTGGGGGCATTTGAAAGTGGCCTCTATCTCATTGGAACAGTTACAAGCCGACACAACACGTTGGAAGGAAAATATTGAGCCGATTGTGGGAAGTACAGATACGATTATCTTTGCTCATGGAGAAGATTTAGGTGACTGGAAGGATTATGATCAAAATAATGCGAAATTTCAATATTTGAAGTCTCAAGGTTATAACTTCTTCTGTAATGTAGATTCGCGTCAGTATGGAGTGCAGATCAGAGATAATTATGTAAGGCAGACCAGAAGAAATATAGATGGTTATCGTTTGTATCAGAATGTCATTGGAAATGAAAATAATTTATCGGATTTATTTAATGCGGCGGAGATATTAGATCCGAGTCGGCCGCCGGTAAAACCTTTATAA